Proteins encoded by one window of Salvia splendens isolate huo1 chromosome 7, SspV2, whole genome shotgun sequence:
- the LOC121811080 gene encoding CRIB domain-containing protein RIC10-like, with translation MATAVKGIFKGFKYTISQFFVVKEREIEIGYPTDVKHVAHIGWEGAGASGTAPSWMSEFKTGPDFATTSIGNSGSALSTWSSQDFGESMQHQSGSDMFRDMASPEKKEHKRNKCKSTSSLKFITGSSSRSTRAAAKSSAKFVEGPANIEVM, from the exons ATGGCGACAGCAGTGAAAGGGATCTTCAAAGGATTCAAATACACAATTTCTCAATTCTTCG TTGTGAAGGAGCGTGAAATAGAGATTGGATATCCAACAGATGTTAAGCATGTGGCACATATTGGGTGGGAGGGCGCCGGCGCCTCTGGAACGGCTCCCAGTTGG ATGAGTGAATTCAAGACAGGGCCCGATTTTGCGACCACATCGATTGGAAACTCTGGTTCTGCACTCTCTACATGGTCCTCTCAAG ATTTTGGGGAGTCCATGCAACACCAATCAGGATCCGATATGTTTAGAGACATGGCCTCCCCAGAAAAGAAGGAGCACAAACGGAACAAGTGTAAGTCAACTTCCTCCCTAAAGTTTATTACCGGCTCTTCCTCAAGGTCAACAAGAGCAGCAGCAAAGTCGAGCGCCAAATTTGTCGAGGGACCAGCAAATATTGAAGTTATGTGA